The sequence below is a genomic window from Tautonia marina.
CGCCCCGGTCAGGATCTCGTCGAACTAACCAGCCGATGCCTGCTGGCCCTCGGCCAGTGGCTCGACGAGCACCGCCCCGACCTCCTGATCGCCCAGGGAGACACCACCACCGTCTTCGCCTCGGCCCTGGCCTGCCACTACCGCCACGTCCCCTTCGTCCACGTCGAGGCCGGGCTCCGCTCCGGCTCCCTCGCCGAGCCGTTCCCCGAGGAAAGCAACCGCGTCCTCACCGCCCGCCTGGCCGACCTGCACTTCGCCCCCACCGCCGCCGCCTGCGCCAACCTGCTCCGCGAAGGAATTCCGGCCGACCGCATCCGGGTCGTCGGCAATACGGTCATCGACGCCCTTCGATGGATCGAGGCTCGCCCCGTCCCCTTACCCGTGGTGCCGAGTACCGATCGCCTGATCCTCATGACCGCCCACCGCCGCGAGAACCTCGGCCTGCCCCTCGTCCGAGCCTGCCGGGCCGTCGCCGAGCTGCTGCGCATCGACCCCACGCTTTGCCTCGTCTTCCCCGTCCACCCCAACCCCGAGGTCCGCTCCGTCGTCTCCCGAGAACTCGGCGGCCTTGATCGCGTCCACCTGATCGAGCCGGTCGGCTCTCCGCAGTTCGTCGCTCTGATGAAAGCTGCCCGGCTGATCCTCAGCGATTCCGGAGGCGTGCAGGAGGAAGCCCCCGCGCTCGGTCGCCCCGTCCTCGTCCTCCGCGACCGCACCGAGCGCCCCGAGGCCGTCGAGCAAGGCTTCTGCCGGCTTGTCGGCACCGACCCCGACCGCATTCTTTCCGAGGCCCTCGCCTTACTCGCGCCGACCGCGTCTCCGTTGCCCGCCCGCTCCCCCTATGGCGACGGCTTCGCCGCCGATCGCATCGTCCGCACCCTCGCCGAACGCTTTCACGTCCTCGACCTCGACCCCCACGCCCCCGCGCTCGATCCCAACGCCCTCGCTCCCCGAGCCGCCTGAACCCTCCGCTCGCAGGACGATTGCAACGCCGTGTTGGTGGCCGTTTTTGCCAGGATCGCTTCCACCCTCAAAGGATGCGTTCCCCCATTGCCCTGGGTGGCCCCGGTTGCTCGCCAACCGGGGCGGCACAGCCGCAAGAGGCTCCGGGAGGCCTCACTGAGACCGCTCGTCGCTCCGCGACCCCGGTTGACAAGCAACCGGGGCCACCCGGAGAAAACCCACTCTTTTGAAGTGGAAGCGATACTCCGCAAGCGACTTCGCAATCATCCTGCCTCGGCTCGCCTCGCTCATCACGTTCGTTGCTGTGGCGGCTCGGGTGGGGGCCCGCTATTCTGAAATGCTCGGATGACGTTCGAGCCGGTGTCGTCGATCAATCAAGTCCCCTGGTCTCTCCCGATGCATGCCTTCGAGATGATCGGCTCCCGAGGACCGGGAGCCCTCAAGCCCATTTATGCCCTTTTTGGCGACGATCCGTTTCTGCGCCGCGAGGCCACGCACGCCATTGTTCGCGCTGCGATGGACACCGGCGAGGCGAACGACAACGCCGACCAGGCCGACGAGGACGAACTCGGCGTCTCCCGCGTCGC
It includes:
- the wecB gene encoding non-hydrolyzing UDP-N-acetylglucosamine 2-epimerase gives rise to the protein MSRTVACVVGTRPEAVKMAPIILKLRQAGAETGLRVRVVSTGQHRDLLDRALADFALHTDDDLALMRPGQDLVELTSRCLLALGQWLDEHRPDLLIAQGDTTTVFASALACHYRHVPFVHVEAGLRSGSLAEPFPEESNRVLTARLADLHFAPTAAACANLLREGIPADRIRVVGNTVIDALRWIEARPVPLPVVPSTDRLILMTAHRRENLGLPLVRACRAVAELLRIDPTLCLVFPVHPNPEVRSVVSRELGGLDRVHLIEPVGSPQFVALMKAARLILSDSGGVQEEAPALGRPVLVLRDRTERPEAVEQGFCRLVGTDPDRILSEALALLAPTASPLPARSPYGDGFAADRIVRTLAERFHVLDLDPHAPALDPNALAPRAA